One window from the genome of Echinicola vietnamensis DSM 17526 encodes:
- a CDS encoding FeoA family protein has product MTADKIKIGERAIIHEILPSELTLNIMEMGFLPGKQISLLQRAPLQDPLAFRLENTVIALRKAEAKLIEVTLEN; this is encoded by the coding sequence ATGACGGCAGATAAGATAAAAATTGGTGAGAGGGCCATCATCCATGAGATTTTGCCCAGTGAATTGACCTTAAATATCATGGAAATGGGCTTTTTACCGGGCAAACAGATTTCGTTGTTGCAGCGGGCGCCTTTACAGGATCCTTTGGCGTTTAGACTGGAAAATACCGTTATTGCCCTCCGGAAAGCAGAGGCCAAACTCATCGAAGTGACCCTAGAAAACTAA